Within Candidatus Auribacterota bacterium, the genomic segment GGAGCCTCGGCATCATGGTCGGCCCGATGATCGGCGGGTTTCTCTTCGCCGTCGATTACCGGCTCCCCTGGTGCTATTCGATCGGCACGAACTCGTTGCTCCTCACGCTCCTCCTCGTGGTACGGCAGCCCGCGGCGGGAGAGGCCGACGGCGCCCCCGGGCCGTCCGGCGGCGTCACATGCCGCGGTGATGCCGCAGAGTTCCTCCCGCTCGCCCTCTGGGCGAACTTCGCCTGCTGGTTCTGCCTCGCGAACATCCAGTCCCTCTATCCCAAGCTCGCCGTCGCCCGCGGCTTCTCGCCGCAGCTCATCGGATGCCTGCTCTTCCTCGTCGGGATGGCACAGTCGGCGTTCTTCATCGTCCTTCGCGCGACGCGGGCATGGCATTTCCGCTACGGGCCGATGGTCGCGGTGCACGGCGCCGCGGCGGCCGGGATGATGGTTGTCTTCTACGCGCGGTCGGTGCCCATCCTGTCGCTCGCCTTCCCGCTCATCGGAATCGGCCTCGGCCTCTCCTATTATTCGAGCATCTACTACAGCCTCTGCGGAGACGGGGCGGCGGGAAAGCGGACGGGGATCCACGAGCTGATGGTCGGGTCGGCTTTTTTCCTCGGGC encodes:
- a CDS encoding MFS transporter; the protein is MIPRPQLLYAYALIMNSATGVLVVALPLLGIRFGANPLQLGVLGSAGALAYALACPFVGRLSDRGGGGPVGRRRSLMLSCGLLVVVDAAIFLVSGMGALFAIAIAGSFSTAFFWPPLQAWLSEVGERDRLPERLGLFNLSWSLGIMVGPMIGGFLFAVDYRLPWCYSIGTNSLLLTLLLVVRQPAAGEADGAPGPSGGVTCRGDAAEFLPLALWANFACWFCLANIQSLYPKLAVARGFSPQLIGCLLFLVGMAQSAFFIVLRATRAWHFRYGPMVAVHGAAAAGMMVVFYARSVPILSLAFPLIGIGLGLSYYSSIYYSLCGDGAAGKRTGIHELMVGSAFFLGPLAGGFCAQYLGLRSPFLVCALLLAVTAIREAMGWRRASRHLA